Proteins encoded by one window of Arachis hypogaea cultivar Tifrunner chromosome 1, arahy.Tifrunner.gnm2.J5K5, whole genome shotgun sequence:
- the LOC112779096 gene encoding protein trichome birefringence-like 4: protein MNIGMACFKKPWFASSEFSRNLQQRPRTHHILTVPFFLLSLFLLSASYTSNSPTPYPAATPLFPPSSPFSNSHMLSKPRSRSTLSSVTAAERTHANSTNSDSQAIRDLASCDIFDGTWVRDEHAEPLYQHASCPYLDDAFNCFKNGRSDFDYLKYRWKPHGCHIPRFDGLKMLRMLRGKRVVFVGDSLNRNMWQSLACSLRASLKDKTRIYEVSGRREFRTQGFFSLNFRDYACSIEFVKSPFLVQEWKVLRNTGQRETLRLDMIQASKSQYNNADIIIFNTGHWWNHYKTRNGINYFQEGNHVYERLQVSEALRKALKTWADWVDSRVDRRRTRVFFTGFSASHYKGGQWNSGGKCDGEKEPITNERYLGEYPWTMRILESVISEMKTPVFYLNITKMTDYRKDGHPSVNNNNKGRLRTTVQDCSHWCLPGIPDSWNELLYATLLIAHNNTHF, encoded by the exons ATGAATATTGGCATGGCGTGCTTCAAGAAGCCATGGTTCGCATCATCTGAATTTTCAAGAAACCTTCAACAACGTCCAAGAACTCATCACATTCTTACGGttcctttcttccttctctccctcttcctcctctctgCATCTTACACCAGCAACTCTCCCACTCCCTACCCCGCCGCCACCCCATTATTCCCTCCATCTTCTCCTTTCTCCAACTCCCACATGCTTTCCAAACCACGCAGCAGAAGCACCTTGTCTTCCGTCACTGCCGCAGAGAGAACTCACGCCAACTCCACCAACAGTGACTCACAAGCTATCAGAGACCTCGCTTCCTGCGACATCTTTGATGGCACTTGGGTTCGTGATGAACATGCTGAACCACTTTACCAACATGCTTCATGTCCCTATCTTGATGACGCTTTCAACTGCTTCAAGAATGGACGTTCAGACTTTGATTATCTTAAATATCGATGGAAGCCACACGGTTGCCACATTCCAAG GTTTGATGGGTTGAAAATGTTACGGATGCTTAGAGGTAAGAGGGTGGTGTTTGTAGGAGACTCCTTGAACAGGAACATGTGGCAATCCCTCGCGTGTTCTCTGAGAGCTTCTCTCAAAGATAAGACCAGAATCTATGAAGTTTCGGGACGCCGTGAATTCAGGACTCAAGGTTTTTTCTCTCTCAATTTCAGA gacTATGCATGTTCGATAGAGTTTGTGAAATCCCCATTTCTAGTTCAAGAATGGAAAGTGTTACGAAATACGGGTCAAAGAGAGACTCTGAGGCTTGACATGATCCAAGCTTCTAAGTCTCAATACAATAATGCTGATATCATCATTTTCAACACAGGCCACTGGTGGAATCACTACAAAACCAGAAACgg CATAAATTACTTTCAAGAAGGGAATCATGTGTATGAGAGACTACAAGTTTCGGAAGCATTAAGGAAAGCACTGAAGACATGGGCGGATTGGGTGGATTCGAGAGTGGACAGGAGGCGCACAAGGGTGTTCTTCACAGGATTCTCAGCTTCTCACTACAAAGGAGGGCAATGGAACTCTGGAGGAAAATGTGATGGAGAGAAGGAACCAATAACAAATGAGAGGTACCTTGGAGAATATCCATGGACAATGAGGATACTTGAAAGTGTGATATCAGAGATGAAGACACCAGTGTTTTACCTCAACATTACAAAGATGACTGATTACAGAAAAGATGGCCATCCCTCtgtcaataataacaataaagggCGGCTAAGAACAACGGTTCAGGATTGCAGCCATTGGTGCCTCCCTGGAATTCCAGACTCCTGGAATGAACTTCTTTATGCCACTCTTCTCATAGCACATAACAACactcatttttag